The Corallococcus exiguus genome has a segment encoding these proteins:
- a CDS encoding serine/threonine-protein kinase, producing MNEPTAVTDPRIGSVLQERYRIIERLAAGGMGMVYRGERLEVGKSVAIKFLHAWAARDDDFRKRFQVEARAMSRLTHPCCVSVIDFGVDQESPYMVMDFVTGETLRALLRDGPLQPARALSAVRQVLAGLAHAHDQGIIHRDIKPENIIVTHAVGLGEQVRILDFGLAKLRDEVTGITSGMMLGTPSYMAPEQIHGEPVGPPTDLYATGVLLYELLTGKKPFNATSNAELLRMQREVTPPWLRDAAPDAGFSAELEATLAKAMEKAPGARFQSATEFLAALEGAGAGPAVRSVAPVAGDASGEPRSSAPTPSRPREEVLATRNGRAQPRATPVDLQAEARAPEPLPVAPAESEATIRSGPTTPPPARSRSRRVVGGAVVLSLAAVGLGGWALASRSASPAPVSAESPSPKPPASEEAPAEAPTGATAWQPVVEQLPGIDEVHRLIKAQRRDAALAALKKLAAKYPTSAYVRYLEGNVDFDNLRWVDGVAAYRAALRNDAAYRNAPIVIQNAIGCLVSDRFHGTCQDFLRKDLGEAAVPSLEEAAREHPMASVRTRAAALLRQRDREATEGSR from the coding sequence ATGAATGAGCCCACGGCCGTGACGGATCCTCGCATCGGCTCGGTGTTGCAGGAGCGCTACCGCATCATCGAGCGGCTCGCCGCCGGTGGCATGGGCATGGTGTACCGGGGCGAACGGCTGGAGGTGGGCAAGTCCGTCGCCATCAAGTTCCTGCACGCGTGGGCGGCGCGGGATGACGACTTCCGCAAGCGCTTCCAGGTGGAGGCGCGCGCGATGAGCCGCCTCACCCATCCGTGCTGCGTGTCGGTCATCGACTTCGGCGTGGATCAGGAGTCGCCGTACATGGTGATGGACTTCGTCACCGGCGAGACGCTGCGGGCGCTGCTGCGCGACGGCCCACTGCAGCCGGCCCGGGCCCTGAGCGCCGTGCGGCAGGTGCTCGCGGGGCTGGCCCATGCGCACGACCAGGGCATCATCCACCGCGACATCAAGCCCGAGAACATCATCGTCACCCACGCCGTCGGACTCGGGGAGCAGGTGCGCATCCTCGACTTCGGGCTCGCCAAGCTGCGCGACGAGGTGACGGGCATCACGTCGGGGATGATGCTCGGGACTCCGTCCTACATGGCCCCAGAGCAGATCCACGGCGAGCCGGTGGGTCCGCCCACGGACCTGTACGCCACCGGCGTGCTGCTCTACGAGCTTCTCACCGGGAAGAAACCCTTCAACGCCACCAGCAACGCGGAGCTGCTGCGCATGCAGCGCGAGGTGACTCCGCCCTGGTTGCGCGACGCCGCACCTGACGCGGGCTTCTCCGCGGAGCTCGAAGCGACGCTGGCGAAAGCGATGGAGAAGGCCCCGGGGGCTCGCTTCCAGTCCGCCACGGAGTTCCTGGCCGCGCTCGAAGGGGCCGGGGCCGGTCCGGCGGTGCGGTCCGTGGCTCCCGTGGCAGGCGATGCCTCGGGGGAGCCACGCTCCTCCGCGCCCACGCCGTCACGTCCCAGGGAGGAAGTGCTCGCGACCCGGAACGGCCGGGCGCAGCCCCGCGCGACGCCGGTGGACCTTCAGGCCGAAGCCCGCGCTCCGGAGCCCCTGCCGGTGGCTCCCGCGGAGTCCGAGGCCACGATCCGGTCTGGCCCCACGACGCCCCCGCCCGCCCGGAGCCGCTCGCGCCGGGTGGTGGGAGGCGCGGTCGTGCTCTCCCTGGCCGCGGTGGGCCTTGGCGGATGGGCGTTGGCCTCGAGGTCCGCGAGCCCGGCGCCTGTGTCCGCTGAAAGCCCGTCGCCCAAGCCCCCCGCGAGTGAGGAAGCACCGGCGGAGGCTCCGACGGGCGCCACGGCCTGGCAGCCCGTCGTGGAGCAGCTCCCGGGCATCGACGAGGTCCACCGGCTGATCAAGGCACAGCGACGGGACGCGGCCCTGGCGGCGTTGAAGAAGCTGGCGGCGAAGTACCCGACAAGCGCCTATGTCCGCTACCTGGAGGGGAACGTCGACTTCGACAACCTCCGCTGGGTGGATGGCGTGGCGGCCTACCGGGCGGCGCTGCGCAATGACGCCGCGTACCGCAACGCGCCGATCGTCATCCAGAACGCCATTGGTTGCCTCGTCAGTGACCGGTTCCACGGCACCTGCCAGGACTTCCTCCGCAAGGACCTGGGCGAGGCCGCGGTGCCCTCACTGGAGGAGGCTGCCCGAGAGCACCCCATGGCCAGCGTCCGGACCCGGGCCGCGGCCCTGCTCCGCCAGCGTGACCGCGAGGCCACGGAGGGTTCACGCTGA
- a CDS encoding GNAT family N-acetyltransferase: MPSITFRNARATDLPTIIQLLANDDIARSRTGYAEEVTPAVDAAFKEITADPNNEILVGEQDGQVVATLQVTYIPGLGRGGIRRALVEEVRVRSDLRGQRIGEALMNEAMEHARARGCALMQLTTDKRRHEAQRFYARLGFVASHEGMKRTL; the protein is encoded by the coding sequence ATGCCCTCCATCACCTTCCGCAACGCCCGTGCCACGGACCTGCCCACGATCATCCAGCTGCTCGCGAATGACGACATCGCGCGCTCGCGCACCGGCTACGCCGAGGAGGTCACTCCCGCCGTCGATGCCGCGTTCAAGGAGATCACCGCCGACCCGAACAATGAGATCCTCGTGGGCGAGCAGGACGGGCAGGTCGTCGCCACGCTTCAGGTGACATACATCCCGGGCCTGGGCCGAGGCGGTATCCGGCGCGCACTGGTGGAGGAGGTGCGCGTGCGCTCGGACCTGCGAGGGCAGCGCATTGGAGAGGCGCTGATGAACGAAGCGATGGAGCACGCTCGGGCCAGAGGGTGCGCCCTGATGCAGCTCACCACCGACAAGCGGCGCCACGAAGCCCAGCGCTTCTATGCGCGGCTGGGATTCGTGGCGAGCCACGAGGGCATGAAGCGCACGCTCTGA
- a CDS encoding VOC family protein codes for MGTKIFVNLPVESLDRAVGFFTKLGYTFNPQFTDANATCMIISEDIYAMLLVKPFFKGFIKKEIADTKTSTAAIIALTAESRAAVDALLEKALAAGAKETKEKMDQGFMYQRSFEDLDGHQWESFWMDPAALK; via the coding sequence ATGGGCACCAAGATCTTCGTCAACCTCCCCGTCGAGTCGCTGGACCGCGCGGTCGGTTTCTTCACGAAGCTGGGCTACACGTTCAACCCCCAGTTCACCGACGCCAACGCCACCTGCATGATCATCAGCGAGGACATCTACGCGATGCTGCTGGTGAAGCCGTTCTTCAAGGGCTTCATCAAGAAGGAGATCGCGGACACGAAGACGTCCACCGCGGCCATCATCGCCCTGACGGCGGAGAGCCGTGCCGCGGTCGACGCGCTGCTGGAGAAGGCGCTGGCGGCGGGCGCGAAGGAGACCAAGGAGAAGATGGACCAGGGCTTCATGTACCAGCGCAGCTTCGAGGACCTGGACGGCCACCAGTGGGAGTCCTTCTGGATGGACCCCGCCGCCTTGAAGTAG
- a CDS encoding FAD-binding oxidoreductase, translating into MTVDVERALAEVLPAEAVITDPDVLAAHRRDQAEWAPSGMPRVLVRPASTSEVQAVLRVATALRVPVVPRGAGSGLSGGANASDGCIVLSLMRMNRILEVDRRGMLAVVQPGALNGAVKAAAAEQGLWYAPDPASWEFSSIGGNLATNAGGLCCVKYGVTGDAVLGLEAVLADGTVVRTGGRTVKNVAGYDLTRLFVGSEGTLGVLTEATLRLRPRPSKATTLVAAFPTLVSAGTAVCDIMERSRPSVLELMDRTTVRAVESWKPMGLDVEAEALLIARSDAGGVQGEEELALMVAACERAGATSVLSTADEAEGELLMGARRFAFPALEQRGATLLDDVGVPVVRIPELLAAVERIAEKHGVLIGTFGHAGDGNMHPTVVFDRKDPEALARAKEAFDDILHAALALGGTITGEHGVGSLKRGFLGAQLGPETLRLHQAIKSALDPLGLLNPGKVL; encoded by the coding sequence ATGACGGTCGATGTGGAGCGAGCGCTGGCGGAGGTGTTGCCAGCGGAGGCGGTCATCACGGATCCGGATGTGCTCGCGGCGCACCGGCGCGACCAGGCGGAGTGGGCGCCTTCGGGCATGCCGAGGGTGCTGGTGCGGCCCGCGTCCACGTCCGAAGTGCAGGCCGTGCTCCGCGTGGCCACGGCGCTGCGCGTGCCGGTGGTGCCTCGGGGCGCGGGCTCGGGCCTGTCGGGTGGCGCGAACGCGAGCGACGGCTGCATCGTCCTTTCGCTCATGCGGATGAACCGCATCCTGGAGGTGGACCGGCGCGGCATGCTGGCCGTCGTCCAGCCCGGTGCGCTCAACGGCGCGGTGAAGGCGGCCGCCGCGGAGCAGGGCCTCTGGTACGCGCCGGATCCCGCGAGCTGGGAGTTCTCCTCCATCGGCGGCAACCTGGCCACCAACGCGGGAGGCCTGTGCTGCGTGAAGTACGGCGTGACGGGTGACGCGGTGCTGGGACTGGAAGCGGTGCTCGCGGACGGCACCGTGGTGCGCACTGGCGGGCGGACGGTGAAGAACGTGGCGGGCTACGACCTGACGCGGCTCTTCGTCGGCTCGGAGGGCACGCTGGGCGTCCTCACCGAGGCGACGCTGCGGCTGCGGCCCCGACCGTCGAAGGCGACGACGCTGGTGGCCGCGTTCCCCACGCTCGTGAGCGCGGGCACGGCCGTCTGCGACATCATGGAGCGTTCACGCCCGTCCGTGCTGGAGCTGATGGACCGCACCACCGTGCGCGCCGTGGAGTCCTGGAAGCCCATGGGCCTGGACGTCGAGGCCGAGGCCCTGCTCATTGCGCGCTCCGACGCCGGAGGCGTGCAGGGGGAAGAGGAGCTGGCGCTGATGGTCGCGGCCTGCGAGCGGGCCGGAGCGACCTCCGTGCTGAGCACCGCCGACGAGGCCGAGGGCGAGCTGCTCATGGGTGCACGGCGCTTCGCCTTCCCGGCGCTGGAGCAGCGCGGTGCCACGCTGCTGGATGACGTGGGCGTGCCCGTCGTGCGCATCCCGGAGCTGCTCGCGGCGGTGGAGCGCATCGCGGAAAAGCATGGGGTGCTCATCGGGACGTTCGGGCACGCGGGCGACGGGAACATGCACCCCACCGTCGTCTTCGACCGGAAGGATCCGGAGGCGCTGGCCCGGGCGAAGGAAGCGTTCGACGACATCCTACACGCGGCGCTGGCCCTGGGAGGCACCATCACGGGCGAGCACGGCGTGGGGTCCCTCAAGCGCGGTTTCCTGGGCGCGCAGCTGGGGCCGGAGACACTGCGCCTGCACCAGGCGATCAAGAGCGCGCTCGACCCGCTGGGACTGCTCAACCCCGGCAAAGTGCTGTGA
- a CDS encoding RluA family pseudouridine synthase, which translates to MTTRTAEADLIQTLKSFEGPLPTRLANPFHPAPPGPWGLRAAEMLQQRLRQEPAYTEALWRPSGGKMFGVLVVAAPDGRVGFLSAFSGMPKGAWNVEGFVPPLFDPVARDAFWPEGEADLAALGHQHAALSREAEMLRAQGHAPSLRDVEALLAEVEHVRAERSRALWRQVTQGYVIPNARGETQTLASLFLPKPPPGGAGDCAAPKLLAYAFRNGLKPLELAEFWWGAPPLDGRRESGAYYPACDNKCGTVLPYMLQGLDVELPPPTAPAVPEPCVLHEDPWLLVVDKPEGLPTLPGRHAPARDSVLVRLQPRLPELTSANFLHELDPESSGLLVIARDAETRASLQRQFSQREAEHRHVAWVDGRVEGDSGVIDLPLRPVAHASVEACVDARHGKRTRSAWKVLQREAARTRVEFVPTTHPLHTLRIHAAHRLGLGLPIAGDARFGREDVRLMLHADALAFVHPRTGERLSFTSPAPF; encoded by the coding sequence ATGACGACCCGAACAGCCGAGGCGGACCTCATCCAGACCCTGAAGTCCTTCGAAGGCCCGCTGCCCACGCGGCTGGCGAATCCCTTCCATCCAGCGCCTCCCGGCCCCTGGGGGCTGCGTGCGGCGGAGATGCTCCAGCAGCGGCTGCGACAGGAACCCGCGTACACCGAAGCCTTGTGGCGGCCGAGCGGCGGCAAGATGTTCGGCGTGCTGGTGGTCGCGGCGCCCGACGGACGGGTGGGGTTCCTCAGCGCATTCTCCGGGATGCCGAAAGGTGCGTGGAACGTGGAGGGTTTCGTGCCGCCGCTGTTCGACCCGGTGGCCCGCGACGCGTTCTGGCCCGAGGGAGAGGCGGATCTGGCCGCGCTGGGACATCAGCATGCTGCGCTGTCCCGGGAGGCCGAGATGCTGCGCGCGCAGGGGCACGCTCCTTCGCTGCGCGACGTGGAGGCGCTCCTGGCGGAAGTGGAGCACGTGCGCGCCGAACGTTCGCGGGCCCTGTGGCGGCAGGTGACCCAGGGATATGTCATTCCCAATGCGCGCGGTGAAACACAGACATTGGCCTCGCTGTTCCTGCCCAAGCCTCCACCCGGTGGCGCCGGTGACTGCGCGGCGCCCAAGTTGCTGGCGTATGCCTTTCGCAACGGATTGAAGCCCCTGGAGCTCGCGGAGTTCTGGTGGGGCGCGCCACCGCTCGATGGCCGCAGGGAGTCCGGTGCGTATTACCCGGCGTGTGACAACAAATGCGGCACGGTGCTGCCGTACATGTTGCAGGGATTGGACGTGGAGCTGCCGCCTCCCACCGCACCAGCGGTACCCGAACCGTGCGTCCTCCATGAGGACCCCTGGCTCCTCGTGGTGGACAAGCCCGAGGGACTGCCCACGCTCCCCGGACGCCATGCGCCCGCGCGCGACTCGGTGCTCGTCCGCCTCCAGCCCCGGCTCCCGGAACTGACCTCCGCCAACTTCCTCCACGAACTGGACCCCGAGTCCTCTGGCCTCCTCGTCATCGCCCGGGACGCGGAGACCCGCGCCTCGCTCCAGCGCCAGTTCTCCCAGCGCGAGGCGGAGCACCGCCACGTCGCCTGGGTGGACGGCCGCGTGGAGGGAGACTCGGGCGTCATCGACCTGCCGCTGCGCCCGGTGGCCCACGCTTCCGTGGAGGCCTGCGTGGACGCCCGCCACGGCAAGCGGACCCGGAGCGCGTGGAAGGTCCTCCAGCGCGAGGCGGCCCGGACCCGGGTGGAATTCGTTCCCACGACCCATCCGCTCCACACGTTGCGTATCCATGCAGCGCATCGCCTGGGGCTGGGACTGCCCATCGCCGGGGACGCGCGCTTTGGACGAGAGGACGTGCGGCTGATGCTCCATGCCGACGCGCTGGCCTTCGTGCATCCACGCACGGGAGAGCGTCTGTCATTCACCTCGCCCGCGCCGTTTTGA
- a CDS encoding DUF2716 domain-containing protein translates to MLELNLEAEAWMPLSGDAERHALDHPWPSSEEGSVRFVVGEDFFRLEHDVRLELYRELAERMLGVFRELTPLGGWLYALDPQHPCYRLHPHVRFEAGATLEEMTGLYTREHMERVERGIHPPSFEPRWAMDVHPAGDPEHLFAPPDFHFVFASRYRVGNFDGLEAPGRGPIETETYELLGHRLIAAVERNPPALFQRARRLGPDD, encoded by the coding sequence GTGCTCGAACTCAACCTGGAAGCCGAAGCCTGGATGCCTTTGTCGGGCGATGCGGAGCGCCACGCGCTGGACCATCCGTGGCCCTCCTCGGAAGAGGGCAGCGTGCGCTTCGTCGTGGGCGAGGACTTCTTCCGCCTGGAGCACGACGTCCGCCTGGAGCTCTACCGCGAGCTGGCGGAGCGGATGCTCGGCGTGTTCCGCGAGCTCACCCCGCTCGGCGGCTGGCTCTACGCGTTGGATCCGCAGCACCCCTGCTACCGCCTCCACCCGCACGTCCGCTTCGAGGCCGGCGCGACGCTGGAGGAGATGACCGGGCTCTACACGCGCGAACACATGGAGCGCGTGGAGCGCGGCATCCACCCGCCGTCGTTCGAACCGCGCTGGGCCATGGACGTCCACCCAGCGGGAGACCCGGAGCACCTCTTCGCGCCGCCGGACTTCCACTTCGTCTTCGCCTCGCGCTACCGCGTGGGCAACTTCGACGGGCTGGAGGCCCCGGGCCGAGGCCCCATCGAGACGGAGACCTACGAGCTGCTGGGACACCGCCTCATCGCCGCCGTGGAGCGGAACCCGCCGGCGCTCTTTCAGCGCGCGCGCAGGTTGGGTCCTGACGACTGA
- a CDS encoding FHA domain-containing protein, whose product MAELLSAHVARYLRNREEFERGLPAGLLLFTPPLGAVTPSDLEEYPVRTVTNAGPPTLGQDEPIVFPLLKSQGNAFGRGITVGRTSNNDVVLDDGSVSRFHAWFSRDAGDTGFRLTDAGSKNGSYVVGSRLLARKPRALEDGMRLRFGQVEVSFYTAGGFARLLSVRLQS is encoded by the coding sequence ATGGCCGAGCTGCTCAGTGCCCACGTCGCGCGCTACCTGCGCAACCGCGAGGAGTTCGAACGGGGACTCCCGGCGGGTCTCCTCCTCTTCACGCCTCCCCTGGGCGCGGTGACCCCTTCCGACCTGGAGGAGTACCCCGTGCGGACGGTGACCAACGCCGGTCCGCCGACGCTCGGTCAGGACGAACCCATCGTCTTCCCGCTGCTCAAGTCCCAGGGCAACGCCTTCGGCCGGGGCATCACCGTGGGGCGCACCAGCAACAACGACGTCGTCCTGGATGACGGCAGTGTGTCCCGGTTTCACGCGTGGTTTTCCCGGGACGCGGGGGATACCGGTTTTCGGCTGACGGATGCGGGCTCGAAGAACGGCTCGTACGTGGTCGGGAGCCGGCTGTTGGCTCGCAAGCCCAGGGCGTTGGAGGACGGGATGCGGCTGCGCTTCGGCCAGGTGGAGGTCAGCTTCTACACGGCCGGAGGCTTCGCGCGCCTGCTGTCGGTGCGGCTGCAATCCTGA
- a CDS encoding Stp1/IreP family PP2C-type Ser/Thr phosphatase yields the protein MGAFAVALTTEAFGLTDVGRKRQHNEDAMMVDASLGLFMVADGMGGHAAGEVASARATEVVKQHIAANRHLLKDLAQNPTADSRSAAAALVEVAVQRACADIYRTAMTDASKRGMGTTFVCLAVGGNKGVIGHVGDSRVYLVRHGQCHRLTEDHTLVAAQLKAGTITKEQAATSQYRNVITRAVGIQESVQVDTLIVDLMPGDVFLLCSDGLHGYVEDEEILPLVAGLQPGDLPRKFVEIANERGGKDNITAVVVKVAGDSAALASEETSEAQSRMEALRKIPLFRHLTYKEQTAVLSIATTRTYPAGREIVVEGQPGEELFVVIRGRVAIEKNGVEIAELRSGGHFGEMGLIDNAPRSATVRATEPTRTMVIARSDLMGLMKREAILAVKMLWSFVQVLSDRLRATNSELSEARQELAVAQAIQPFAED from the coding sequence ATGGGAGCGTTCGCGGTGGCCTTGACCACAGAAGCCTTCGGGCTGACCGATGTCGGCCGGAAACGGCAACACAACGAAGACGCGATGATGGTGGACGCGTCGCTCGGCCTGTTCATGGTCGCCGATGGCATGGGCGGACACGCCGCGGGTGAAGTCGCCAGCGCGCGGGCCACGGAGGTCGTCAAGCAGCACATCGCGGCCAACCGGCACCTGCTCAAGGACCTGGCGCAGAACCCCACGGCGGACAGCCGCTCCGCCGCGGCCGCGCTCGTGGAGGTGGCGGTGCAGCGCGCGTGCGCGGACATCTACCGCACGGCGATGACGGACGCCTCCAAGCGAGGCATGGGCACCACGTTCGTGTGCCTGGCCGTGGGCGGCAACAAGGGCGTCATCGGCCACGTGGGCGACAGCCGCGTGTACCTGGTGCGGCACGGGCAGTGTCACCGGCTCACCGAGGACCACACGCTCGTCGCGGCCCAGCTCAAGGCCGGCACCATCACCAAGGAGCAGGCCGCCACCTCGCAGTACCGCAACGTCATCACCCGCGCGGTGGGCATCCAGGAGTCCGTCCAGGTCGACACGCTCATCGTGGACCTGATGCCGGGCGACGTGTTCCTCCTCTGTTCGGACGGCCTGCACGGCTACGTCGAGGACGAGGAGATCCTCCCCCTGGTCGCGGGGCTGCAGCCCGGGGACCTGCCGCGCAAGTTCGTGGAGATCGCCAACGAGCGCGGCGGCAAGGACAATATCACCGCGGTGGTGGTGAAGGTGGCCGGCGACAGCGCGGCGCTCGCCAGCGAGGAGACGAGCGAGGCGCAGTCGCGCATGGAGGCGCTGCGGAAGATCCCGCTCTTCCGCCACCTCACGTACAAGGAGCAGACGGCGGTGTTGTCCATCGCCACCACGCGCACCTACCCGGCGGGTCGGGAGATTGTGGTGGAGGGGCAGCCGGGCGAGGAGCTCTTCGTCGTCATCCGGGGCCGGGTGGCCATCGAGAAGAACGGCGTGGAGATCGCGGAGCTGCGCTCGGGCGGGCACTTCGGCGAGATGGGCCTCATCGACAACGCGCCCCGCTCCGCCACCGTGCGCGCCACGGAGCCCACGCGGACCATGGTCATCGCCCGCTCGGACCTGATGGGGCTGATGAAGCGCGAGGCCATTCTCGCGGTGAAGATGCTCTGGAGCTTCGTGCAGGTGCTGAGCGACCGGCTGCGCGCCACCAACTCGGAGTTGAGCGAGGCCCGGCAGGAGCTGGCGGTGGCGCAGGCCATCCAGCCGTTCGCGGAGGACTGA
- a CDS encoding carboxypeptidase regulatory-like domain-containing protein, whose protein sequence is MRKWVFIAVAAVLALAAIVLGPRWGTPAARPVSPVSASSIRQGMPAFNAVAVSSGSQEGLTLTGRVLDGNGRPVADAEVSLAASAERTLADVRCDECGLALLACTAHETALHTRAFFEQQQGFLTARATVRTDAEGKFRFEHLAGVSFTVWARSAGLGVALKDRAAPGEAVELYLPPLRSITGTVVDDSGHARPGARVRAVSRKVPLPFEAVAGAGGAFTLSGLGEGPFYVLADAEGFQPAVAQHVEADSQPLRLKLTPSRTLEVRVLRDGAPAAATVRLRGDHLTREEHTEAQGGPVRFNGLYPDEVVVTAEAPGFGSAPQTLTLSQRVTQVTLVLEAAGRLLVTIVDEEGQPVPNPQLLLRTVAGDLIRRDAVPTGALAELGPLAPGEYVLEGQAEGFTAAQLPARVAPGETPLELELAKATVISGQVIDEYGRPAAGVSVLVQPTGGVVNAGEDGHFTAQVPMPGLYTLHAHHSEWGGGSVQASAPATDVTLSLEAKAGADVTVTSGGRRVEGADVTMWADPENIFRSDRPSGPDGVVPMRGLPPGTYQLVASHPEYLPSSPKSVTVQDGGKQQVTVELEAGAQLTGDVVDEDGQPVVGAAMSVAPRVAEPTQSDSSGHFEFRALRPDRTYVVEARHASYEPMERPQGKPGGPPVRVKMRRRTTFRGRVVDDSGQPVRRFRMDEHDVNSPDGRFELPLSTAGDRLIVAVDAAGYEPQVVDRPATPQDMGDIVLVKAPSVSGRVRDASGGAVPDAVVTCDVCDGSVLSGPDGNFTLASPPFVPRFTLSARKGKVSGTQEVPRGNTAPVELTLKPATHLKGRVYLADGKPAAGAQVEGLNADRSESVSLITGADGSYSADLSPGNYRFVVGGRGAGQPAVVVQVAGTDMTLDLGPVPGTGSVTVLIQPERGKALWVVPGEVGSVGNPPTELLRSSFAQLVYQPMSERVVVQGLRPGRYTLVWGYFHAEMPGSGPVVRSVDVPTQGEVSLR, encoded by the coding sequence ATGCGCAAATGGGTCTTCATCGCGGTGGCTGCCGTGCTGGCGCTCGCCGCAATCGTGCTGGGGCCCCGGTGGGGTACTCCGGCCGCGCGCCCCGTCTCGCCCGTCTCCGCCAGTTCCATCCGCCAGGGGATGCCCGCCTTCAACGCGGTGGCGGTGTCGTCTGGTTCGCAGGAGGGGCTGACGCTCACCGGGCGAGTGCTGGACGGCAACGGCCGGCCGGTGGCGGACGCGGAGGTGTCGCTCGCGGCTTCGGCGGAGCGGACGCTGGCGGACGTGCGCTGCGACGAGTGCGGACTGGCGCTGCTGGCCTGCACCGCGCACGAGACGGCGCTGCACACGCGGGCCTTCTTCGAACAGCAGCAGGGCTTCCTCACGGCGCGCGCCACGGTGCGTACGGACGCGGAGGGGAAGTTCCGCTTCGAGCACCTGGCGGGCGTGTCCTTCACGGTGTGGGCGCGCTCGGCGGGACTGGGCGTGGCGCTCAAGGACCGCGCCGCGCCGGGGGAGGCGGTGGAGCTGTACCTGCCGCCCTTGCGGAGCATCACCGGCACGGTGGTGGATGACTCCGGCCATGCGAGGCCCGGGGCGCGCGTGCGCGCGGTGTCGCGCAAGGTGCCGTTGCCCTTCGAGGCCGTGGCGGGCGCGGGCGGGGCCTTCACGTTGTCGGGCCTGGGCGAGGGCCCCTTCTACGTGCTCGCGGACGCGGAGGGCTTCCAGCCCGCGGTGGCGCAGCACGTGGAGGCGGACTCGCAGCCTCTGCGCCTGAAGCTGACGCCTTCGCGCACGCTGGAGGTGCGCGTGCTGCGCGACGGGGCGCCCGCGGCGGCGACGGTGCGCTTGCGTGGCGACCACCTGACGCGCGAGGAGCACACGGAGGCGCAGGGCGGGCCGGTGCGCTTCAACGGCCTGTACCCGGACGAGGTGGTGGTGACGGCGGAGGCGCCGGGCTTCGGCTCCGCGCCCCAGACGCTCACGCTGTCGCAGCGGGTGACACAGGTGACGCTGGTGCTGGAGGCCGCGGGCCGGTTGCTCGTCACGATTGTCGACGAGGAGGGCCAGCCGGTGCCCAACCCGCAGCTGCTGCTGCGCACGGTTGCGGGCGACCTCATCCGCCGCGACGCGGTGCCCACCGGTGCCCTGGCGGAGCTGGGGCCGCTGGCGCCGGGCGAGTACGTGCTGGAGGGGCAGGCGGAGGGCTTCACCGCGGCGCAGTTGCCCGCGCGCGTGGCGCCGGGCGAGACGCCACTGGAGTTGGAGCTGGCGAAGGCCACGGTCATCAGCGGACAGGTCATCGACGAGTACGGCCGGCCCGCGGCGGGCGTGTCCGTGCTGGTGCAGCCCACGGGCGGCGTGGTGAACGCGGGCGAGGACGGCCACTTCACGGCGCAGGTGCCCATGCCGGGGCTCTACACACTGCACGCGCACCACTCCGAGTGGGGTGGCGGCAGCGTGCAAGCGTCAGCGCCCGCGACGGACGTGACGCTGTCGCTGGAGGCGAAGGCGGGCGCGGACGTGACGGTGACCAGCGGAGGCCGGCGGGTCGAGGGCGCGGACGTGACGATGTGGGCGGATCCGGAGAACATCTTCCGCAGCGACCGTCCTTCCGGTCCGGACGGCGTGGTGCCCATGCGGGGCCTGCCGCCGGGCACGTACCAGCTGGTGGCGTCGCATCCGGAGTACCTGCCATCGAGCCCCAAGTCGGTGACGGTGCAGGACGGTGGGAAGCAGCAGGTGACGGTGGAGTTGGAGGCCGGCGCGCAGCTGACGGGCGACGTGGTGGACGAGGATGGCCAGCCGGTGGTGGGCGCGGCGATGAGCGTGGCGCCGCGCGTGGCGGAGCCGACGCAGTCGGATTCGAGCGGCCACTTCGAGTTCCGCGCGCTGAGGCCGGACCGCACCTACGTGGTGGAGGCACGCCACGCAAGCTACGAGCCGATGGAGCGGCCGCAGGGCAAGCCGGGAGGGCCGCCGGTGCGGGTGAAGATGCGCCGGCGCACGACGTTTCGGGGCCGCGTGGTGGATGACTCGGGCCAGCCGGTGCGCCGCTTCCGGATGGACGAACACGACGTGAACAGCCCGGATGGCCGCTTCGAATTGCCGCTGTCCACGGCGGGGGACCGGCTCATCGTGGCGGTGGATGCGGCGGGGTACGAGCCGCAGGTGGTGGACCGCCCCGCGACGCCGCAGGACATGGGCGACATCGTGCTGGTGAAGGCGCCGTCAGTGTCCGGGCGGGTGCGGGATGCGTCGGGCGGCGCGGTGCCGGACGCGGTGGTGACGTGCGACGTATGCGACGGGTCGGTGCTGTCCGGGCCGGACGGCAACTTCACGCTGGCGAGTCCGCCCTTCGTGCCGCGCTTCACGCTGTCCGCGCGCAAGGGCAAGGTGAGCGGCACGCAGGAGGTACCGCGAGGCAACACGGCGCCGGTGGAGCTGACCCTCAAGCCCGCGACGCACCTGAAGGGCCGGGTGTACCTGGCGGATGGGAAGCCCGCGGCGGGTGCGCAGGTGGAGGGGCTCAACGCGGACCGCAGCGAGTCGGTGTCGCTCATCACCGGCGCGGATGGCAGCTACAGCGCGGACCTGTCGCCGGGCAACTACCGCTTCGTGGTGGGCGGGCGTGGTGCGGGCCAGCCGGCGGTGGTGGTGCAGGTGGCGGGCACGGACATGACGCTGGACCTGGGCCCGGTGCCGGGGACGGGCTCCGTGACGGTGTTGATCCAGCCGGAGCGGGGCAAGGCGCTGTGGGTGGTGCCAGGGGAGGTGGGCTCGGTGGGCAATCCGCCCACGGAGCTGTTGCGCTCGAGCTTCGCGCAGCTGGTGTACCAGCCCATGTCGGAGCGGGTGGTGGTGCAGGGGCTGCGGCCGGGCAGGTACACGCTGGTGTGGGGCTACTTCCACGCGGAGATGCCCGGGTCGGGCCCGGTGGTGCGCTCGGTGGACGTTCCCACCCAGGGCGAGGTGTCCCTGCGGTAG